The DNA region GCGCTGAAACTTGAGCACCATAATAAGCTTGTTCGTCACTCCAGGATAGGTCGGTGGAATAACGGACATCATCATACCATTTGTCGTCGCCAATTAGATTACCGTTAATTTTTTTGATTCCTAGTTTTTTAATTTCCAATGCCATGTTTTCAAAGTCTGCTATAAGTAAGGTTGGATCACCCTTTCCTTTTAAATAAAGATTCCCTTCTAAGGTTTTCTTTTTCACGAGACCATCTGTTAGTACTTCTGTTATGAACCGATAATCTTGCCCTAATACGGACAGGGCTGCTGCAGCAGTTAGCAGTTTCATATTTGAGGCTGGCCTCAGGCGGATATCACCTAAATGGTCGTAGAGGAATTCACCCTTAATAGCAGAGCGGATGCTTACTCCTGCAATCGCCCCTTTTAAGTCTGGTTCCTCCATTAATAGCTGATTCAACTTTTGCGTCAAATTTTCATTTTCTAACCTTGCAAATGCGTGGTGCAGGTTTGGGAGGAATACGGCACAAAGGATAAACAACATTAGTACATATGTTTTTACTCTTTTAAACAACTCTATTTCCAACCTTCCTAATAAAAAATATATCTTTCTTCCCGACTATTCTTTCACAATTGTTATATTCCTAGACAAATATGCCCAATTTTGTGGTGCCGGCAAACTGATTTGCCAAAAGGTTGTTCCCGATAGCTGATACCTGTCAAGTAACCGATATTTCTCGATAAAACTGCGAATGTCATCGAACCAAACGACATGCTCTACATTGTTTACCCAATATCGATACCATGGTGACTTTGCGGTTTCGTCAAATTGTATGGGAGAACCGGTTGATAACGCCAGATTTTGTGCAGCAAGTACGGACAAGGCGTGTGTAGTATTTGTCCCTACAACTTTATCGTAACCATACAATGGCATTGCAATCTGTAGTTTACGAGGATTAATTTGTGTGATGGAGTATTGGATAACTTGCTCAATCCACCAGGCTGGTGAGACAGGATCTGGCGGGCCGCCTGGGTAACCATAATCAATTGTCATAACAGCAACAATGTCTGCAACCGCTCCGATTGCTGCATAATCATATGCACCAATAATACGATTCGTTGGAATATCCTTTGTTTTAGCATGAACATTTACATGTAAAATTAGTTCTCCTAATGCCTTTTTTAAATCTGCTAAAAATAAAACAAAGTTTTGCCTTTGCGGTGGAGGGATAAATTCAAAGTCAATGCTCACACCGCCAAATCCTCTTTGCTTTATTAAATTCACGATACTTACCACAAGATTGTGGCGATAGGTTGGATTTCCTAGCACATTTCCTACCAGTTCAGGGCTAAAATCAACCCCTGTAAAGTTTCGAATCATCAATAAAGGAGTAATATTCAATTCAAGGCTACGTCTTACGATCACTAAATCCTCTATCTCATTGTAAGCATATCCTTCATTTGTAAATGAATAGGCTACTACCGCTAAGTAAGTTAATTGAGAAGCAAGTTGATCAAGTATCGCAATGACTGTACTCTCTGAAGATGGAACAATAAATCCAAGTGTGGCAATTTCCATTTTTACAGTCGTTGGGATATTGATGATTTGACCAATGAAAAGCAGATTCGGATTCACCCCTGGATTTGCTGTGAGAATGCTAGCGAGATCAGTGTTGAATTTTTGTGCTAAATGCCAAATTTGATCTCCTGCTTTTATTTGATAGGTGCGGACTACTGGCAGGTTATCTGGAATATAGAGTGCAAGGCCTGGGACGATATTACCAGCAGAAGGTAACCCATTGTACGTTACAATTGTTTGTACTGGTACACCGTATAAGTTTGAAATAGCCCACATACTTTCTCCTGAACGAACCACATGAACAGCCATTATCTCTCACCCCTTTTACCAACATCATATGGGTTACTTAAAAGGAATATAGCTAGTAGACTGAAAAAAAACGAACTGGTCTTGCCAGTTCGTTCGTCCACACTTATAATCGCGGATCAATTGGTTCAGCTTCTAATGCCAAAACTCCTAACACACATTCATGAACACGTTCTAACGATTCTCTGTGTACAAACCGATTAACCGCTTCAATACCTAACGAGAATTCCTTCAAAGCATTTCGTTGTTTCTTCCCTGTATTCCGCTGCTTAAGACGCGCGAGGTTCTCTGGTAGTAAATAGTCCATGCCATAAATGATATGAAGATACTTACGACCCCTCACTTTAATTGCGGGTTGCAGCAGCTTGCCTTTTCGACGTGCCACGTAGATTTCAGGCTTGACAACAAAACCTTCATGACCGCTTTCTGTTATTTCTTCCCACCACTCAATGGCTGCTTTCTTTGAAGCTTCGTCAGAAACTACCCGATATTCTGTTTCCACAAACAAACGTGACAGTTGGCTAAATTCTTTGTTCTTTTCCATATGCCAAATATGCGGCTTATGAAAAAATGTTTCCGTGCTATGTGCCAACGTATGGAAAGGGGCAATTTGAATTCCTTCCAATCCTTCCGTTTCCCAGCAATATTTCTGATAGACCTCATTAAAAATCCTTGCATTTTCAACCTTTTTATCGTTTTGATGGATCCACTTTAAAACCTCTTTGCCACTGTAATAGGCTTTTTGGAGCTCATCGCTCAACTTACTACGATCTAGCAATGCCATTTCACCAACATGTGCATACTGATTTAGGATTAACTCTTTTGCTTTTAAATTCCACGGCAGAATTTCCGCATCAAGTAACACAAAGTCTGTGTTGTATTTTTCAAAATAACCGCTCTTAACTAAGTCCTCATTTAAAGCTGTTACAATTTGCTCTTCTAGTTCTTTTTTGAAAAATGCACGTCCTTTTCGGGTATAAATCATTCCCAACGTTGCCCGGCCGACATACTCCTGGCCCGCTTGCCTGTTTTTATATAAACACAAGATTCCTCTGCTACCCATATGCTTTTTCTCGACAACCATCGTTTCAACGCCATTGGCTTGATAGTATTCAAACGCTTCCACCGGATGCTCGAGGTAGCCATCTAAGCCTGATGGTTTTGGGGTAGGGCTCATGGTTGGTGGGAGATAGACCATTTCTTCAATCGGTATAGTGTAATGAGACAGATCATCCAAAGCTGGAATGGCACCATCTGCGTAAATCTGAACCTCCCCATACTGCTCAGTTAAAACGGTGTATCCCTCTAGGAATTTTGCAATATTAGGCGGATTCAGACGTTTACGTTCCCATTCCTTTAAAGGATTATCCACTACTTTTGCATAATCGGCTTTTGCTTTAACAGAGAAAATCTTTCTTTCTGGATAACGATAAGCTGTTAGATTGCCGCCGAAAACCACACCTTGATCAATATTGAGGGTGTTATTTACCATTAAAGGCTGCGGTTTTGGTTCATGTCCCCAAAGAATGAGTTCACTCGATTTATGGCCGCTTGTCCAATCTTTGCGGATAGGCTTTCCATTTTCATCATGACCATCAGTATCTCCGTAACGGCAAAAATCAGATATCCGCTGTGATTGTTTACCGATATAATGATCCCGGATACCCGCATGGACTGCAACCGCAACATTTACCCCGTTTTTCTGGAGGATGTAATGTGACTTAGCGCCAAGTAGTAAGTCCTTTATTTGTTCCTTTAAAAGCAAGGTCGCTTCATTTCCAAACTTCGCTTCGTATTCCTCAAACTCCGTTGCAACGTTTTCATCCCCATGTGTCAGCGTAACATTTTTCCCATCCAGCCAGCGGGCAATTTTCCAGCCATGGTTACTGTCAATCATAAAGGCTAGACCTGCTGCCACATGCTTTTGGAAAAATTGTAATGTCTCAAGTGAACGTGGACCGCGACTCATCACGTCTCCGAGTGAAAGGATTCTCCGACCTTCAGGATGGATAAAATATCCCTCCCCGTTTTCTGCATATCCAAGCTTTATCAAGATTTCGATAAATTCTTCAAAGCAGCCGTGAATATCACCGATAAAATCAATCCCTGTGCCAACGTCAATAACTAATGGATTGTCTAGTCGTTTCACATTTAATACTTGTATTTCTTCTTCACCAACAATGTAGGTAAGTCGAAAAGCTTCTTTTTTTATGGTTCGTAGTGTCGTTTTAAAATGCTGATACTGCTGCTTAATTCGGTTTCTCCCCCGAGGGAAATCCCTCCCCGCATCACGGCGAATCAACTCTGTTTCTGATATATTTAGCACAATAGCAATCGCTGGTACATGATATTTCCTTGCCATTTGGATATATTTTTCCCGTTCATAATCTCGTAAATGAGTTGCATCAACAAAGGTTAATTTATTTAGCCGACAGCGTTTAGCAAGGACAAAATCGATAGTTTCAAAAGCTTCTTTCGAAATTTGCTGATACTCATCGTAAAGTGCATTCGCTTCCTCTTTCGAACGCTGATTCCAACTAATAAATTCAATGTCACTAACAAGAACGCGGAATTGATCTGAGCTTAGCACTTCCGATTCTAAAATCTGTCCTTCTTGAATTAATTGGTTAACTAATGTTGTTTTTCCAGAATTAGAGGGCCCTATAAGCAGGACGATGCCCGCAGGAGGCAAATTTACTGTTGTCATCATCCTTCCTCCCTTCTAAAAATAGCCATTTGCGTTGGCTGACCATATGATTCTATTTCTTCACCAATACCTTGAAAACTCACTTGATAGCTGGAATCCTTCGTCCACTGTTCACACTTTTCGCGAAATTCTGCTCTTGTCCATTCAAACCTGTGATCATCATGACGCATCTCATCGTCCATTTCATAAACAACATTGTATTCCTGGTTTGGTGTTGTTACGATCAGTATCCGAGGACGGTAATCGTTTACTATTGTCTTAAATATATTAGGCAAGCGGTGCTCATCAATATGCTCAATTACTTCACAGAGAACGATAATATCTTTATTTTGCAGGCGTTCATCAAAATAATATAAAGATCCTGCCAGTGATTTTGGTTCAATATATCTTTCCTTATCATTTTCCTCCTGAAATCTTTTTATCGCCTTAACCCGTGATTTACTTGATGGCTCAATTGAGAGTATTTCTTTGACACCGTCAATGAAACCGAACTGAACGGAAAGCTTCCCTTCACCTGCACCTAGGTCGACGATTGTTTCCCGATTTGGTAAGCCTTTGATATAGTTTACAATCGCATCATAGCGTTGTTCATTTAAACGAACTTTTGGTTGTTCAACTATCCCTTTCGTACTCTGTTCCCGGTGATAAAATTTCGATTTAACGATTAAGCTTTGATAGCGAAGGGCTCGCTTAAGGATGAGTAACTTTGCCGGATGGCTTTCTAACCAGTCATCCCCATAACGGTCGAGTTTCTCGACTTCTCTTTCATCAATAAAGTAATGCTTATAGTTATCGATGACTGGAATGAGCGTGGAAATATGCTTCAATGCATTTTGAACCGTTTGTTCACCTGTTATAGTGATAAACTTGGCAGAGCTTTTTTCTCTAAATGTACTAACCCCGGATTCAATCGTCACTTTATAACCTATAGGCTTAAATAAGTCCTCAATTTCCCTATCATTCAAATCAGTTGCAACCGGTCCAAAGTTAAGTTCCATCACAAATGGATGGTCCACCCATTCGGTATACTCCTCATCTG from Neobacillus sp. FSL H8-0543 includes:
- a CDS encoding glycosyl hydrolase family 18 protein, yielding MAVHVVRSGESMWAISNLYGVPVQTIVTYNGLPSAGNIVPGLALYIPDNLPVVRTYQIKAGDQIWHLAQKFNTDLASILTANPGVNPNLLFIGQIINIPTTVKMEIATLGFIVPSSESTVIAILDQLASQLTYLAVVAYSFTNEGYAYNEIEDLVIVRRSLELNITPLLMIRNFTGVDFSPELVGNVLGNPTYRHNLVVSIVNLIKQRGFGGVSIDFEFIPPPQRQNFVLFLADLKKALGELILHVNVHAKTKDIPTNRIIGAYDYAAIGAVADIVAVMTIDYGYPGGPPDPVSPAWWIEQVIQYSITQINPRKLQIAMPLYGYDKVVGTNTTHALSVLAAQNLALSTGSPIQFDETAKSPWYRYWVNNVEHVVWFDDIRSFIEKYRLLDRYQLSGTTFWQISLPAPQNWAYLSRNITIVKE
- a CDS encoding polynucleotide kinase-phosphatase — protein: MTTVNLPPAGIVLLIGPSNSGKTTLVNQLIQEGQILESEVLSSDQFRVLVSDIEFISWNQRSKEEANALYDEYQQISKEAFETIDFVLAKRCRLNKLTFVDATHLRDYEREKYIQMARKYHVPAIAIVLNISETELIRRDAGRDFPRGRNRIKQQYQHFKTTLRTIKKEAFRLTYIVGEEEIQVLNVKRLDNPLVIDVGTGIDFIGDIHGCFEEFIEILIKLGYAENGEGYFIHPEGRRILSLGDVMSRGPRSLETLQFFQKHVAAGLAFMIDSNHGWKIARWLDGKNVTLTHGDENVATEFEEYEAKFGNEATLLLKEQIKDLLLGAKSHYILQKNGVNVAVAVHAGIRDHYIGKQSQRISDFCRYGDTDGHDENGKPIRKDWTSGHKSSELILWGHEPKPQPLMVNNTLNIDQGVVFGGNLTAYRYPERKIFSVKAKADYAKVVDNPLKEWERKRLNPPNIAKFLEGYTVLTEQYGEVQIYADGAIPALDDLSHYTIPIEEMVYLPPTMSPTPKPSGLDGYLEHPVEAFEYYQANGVETMVVEKKHMGSRGILCLYKNRQAGQEYVGRATLGMIYTRKGRAFFKKELEEQIVTALNEDLVKSGYFEKYNTDFVLLDAEILPWNLKAKELILNQYAHVGEMALLDRSKLSDELQKAYYSGKEVLKWIHQNDKKVENARIFNEVYQKYCWETEGLEGIQIAPFHTLAHSTETFFHKPHIWHMEKNKEFSQLSRLFVETEYRVVSDEASKKAAIEWWEEITESGHEGFVVKPEIYVARRKGKLLQPAIKVRGRKYLHIIYGMDYLLPENLARLKQRNTGKKQRNALKEFSLGIEAVNRFVHRESLERVHECVLGVLALEAEPIDPRL
- a CDS encoding 3' terminal RNA ribose 2'-O-methyltransferase Hen1; this encodes MQLSLTVRGTGAETVSYLIAKNPTNLYERNEKGFKVRLVYPTFTNDEAEFLIYVQPDPIDLARNSAEKYDITSYINDREFAVSSIFVSAIRKALGTALNGKPDEEYTEWVDHPFVMELNFGPVATDLNDREIEDLFKPIGYKVTIESGVSTFREKSSAKFITITGEQTVQNALKHISTLIPVIDNYKHYFIDEREVEKLDRYGDDWLESHPAKLLILKRALRYQSLIVKSKFYHREQSTKGIVEQPKVRLNEQRYDAIVNYIKGLPNRETIVDLGAGEGKLSVQFGFIDGVKEILSIEPSSKSRVKAIKRFQEENDKERYIEPKSLAGSLYYFDERLQNKDIIVLCEVIEHIDEHRLPNIFKTIVNDYRPRILIVTTPNQEYNVVYEMDDEMRHDDHRFEWTRAEFREKCEQWTKDSSYQVSFQGIGEEIESYGQPTQMAIFRREEG